The following coding sequences lie in one Homalodisca vitripennis isolate AUS2020 chromosome X, UT_GWSS_2.1, whole genome shotgun sequence genomic window:
- the LOC124369827 gene encoding myosin light chain alkali-like, whose protein sequence is MSIQTDEEERKRVRFVFDLYSSEDLIDGVDIINAIRGLNLNPTIHLVNNLGGSETRGEVFKSFNEFLKIYEAVRDDKNQGGFQDFVECLKIYDVAENGTMKMIDLTSMLLTLGEKITADELQEVLTDCQLEPEDEDGWFPYLPFLCRLCEKPVPPSWKPV, encoded by the exons GGGTGAGGTTTGTGTTCGATTTATACAGCAGTGAAGACCTCATAGATGGAGTTGACATCATCAATGCTATACGCGGTCTCAACCTGAACCCCACAATACACCTGGTGAACAACCTAGGGGGCAGTGAAACCAGAG GGGAGGTTTTCAAATCATTTAATGAGTTCTTAAAGATATACGAGGCTGTGCGAGACGATAAGAACCAAGGAGGTTTCCAAGACTTCGTAGAGTGTCTGAAGATTTACGACGTTGCTGAGAATGGAACCATGAAAATGATTGACCTAACTAGCATGCTGCTGACGTTGG GTGAAAAGATCACAGCAGATGAGTTGCAAGAGGTGTTGACGGATTGTCAGCTGGAGCCAGAGGATGAAGACGGGTGGTTCCCTTATTTAC cATTTCTTTGTCGTCTCTGTGAAAAACCAGTACCGCCATCTTGGAAGCCTGTTTGA